From the Salvelinus alpinus chromosome 12, SLU_Salpinus.1, whole genome shotgun sequence genome, the window GAGTATCTTGGGGCTTCTGGAAAGAAGGGCATTTGTCAGCAGCTGTACCACAGAGAAACATGTTGGAACACACAGTAGGATGTTCCAGCTATTTTCACAGCCAAGAATCTCTCTGAGAAAGTTGAGACAAAGCCTCAAGTCAGAGCATATTCAGGATATCCGATTTGGCACAAATTGATAGCTACACGTTTAGTGTGATGCTTGATGCTTATTTTTTTCAGTGAAATGTTGAAATTCAAAAATAGCACCTTACCTTAGTCCAACAAATTGTCATGACAGTTTACCAATGGAGTCAAAGGTAGCTGACGTTAGTGTTACAATGCCGTTATCTTTTAGGGTGAACTCTCACCCAGGTATAGTGCGTGGATATTTGCTCCTAAACCTGAGGTTCACAAACAAGACTAAAACATATATTGGTATTATCGCTGTAAAACACAAGGTCATTCTGGGATTCTATTTTACCATGGCATAATGATCCTTCGATTAAACTAATCTGCATGAAATTGAAGGTGCAATATCACATAGGCCTACCTGCAGTGAATCCATACAGAAACTGATCTATCAggtacggcaggtagcctagcggttaagagtgttgggacagtaaccaaaaggttgcttgttcaaatccctgagctgactaagtgaaaaatctgccgatgtgcccttgagcaaggcactctgGATGTACTGCAAGCAGACAGACATGGTTAAGGCAACAGACACTTCACCAGTAGTATGTCTACACGCCTGGTGAAGTAGGTTAGGTGTTAATTTGAGCACAAGTGAATTTGCAGAAGGAGACTAGAGCATTACCATGGGTCTGACCTCTCTATTGCATTGTTATGACCCTTTCATACAGCAATTAATTAAGTTATAGCTATAAATGTGTTTTGTAAATGtcttaatatatatacagtaccagtcaaaagtttggacacatctactcattcaagagtttttctttattttgactattttctacattgtagaataatagtgaagacatcaaaactatgaaataacacatatggtatcatctagtaaccaaaaaagtgttaataaaatcaaaatatattttagattttatattcttcaaaatagccagccttagccgtggtatattggccatataccacaaacccccgagacGCCTTATTgcgattataaactggttaccaacgtaattagagtagtaaaaataactgttttgtcatacccgtggtatacggtctgatataccacggctgtcagccaatcagcattcagggctcgaaccacccagtttatgaaTATGTTTAAATCATGGTTTCAACAGTTTAATTCTTTCTCATATTAACTAATAATTATATATAGTAATACAGATATGAAAAAGCATGTCCTTTTTTAAATAATCATAATTGTGCCTACCAGGTCTCAGCAAAGTCTCCATTCTGTGTATCTTGAGAGTTTCATGTAACACACTTATTTATGTCTGCATGTCCACCAGACAATTGCTTTGTTAGATATTTTTAGGAATAGATTCATATTTTACATCTCAGAGGGAGCTTACCTTTCAACCCCTGAGTCGCTATCTCTGACACAGTACTCATCGCTGTATATGTTTTAGAAAGTAAGAAAACTATCtggcaaaatatatatattctttgaGTGATAAATTGTTACAGACCTGCTTTATAATGAGATAATTTGCTATTCTTTGTGTGCTCGGTGGACATTCCTTTATTAGCCAGACGAGGGCAGAACGTTCTCACCGTGCCACCTCTGACGTTCTCTTCTCAACTCGTCGGCGGCGTACAGCGGAAGTGGCAGACCAGTGTTTTCCGTAGTCATTGTTAGCAAACTAGCAGAAGATACCTCTGACATTGTTGTTACAAACAGAAAATATCTGCGCTCATTACTTTTATACTAGACAAAATGCCGTTGGAAAACCTGGAAGAAGAGGGTCTGCCTAAAAACCCTGATCTTAGGATAGCACAGCTGAAATTTCTGCTCACGATGGACGGTCACCGACAAGATGATAAAGTGAAAACTGAGCTCATGGACTCGATCAAAGAGAACAGTGAGTTTTGGCTTCTGCCTCGTAAATAAACCAACAACaataacgtcagctagctagATAACAAGGTAGTTCTGGTCTACAAACTAGCATGGGTAACCAACGTCGCTAGCTTGCGTCACTGTCAGACATAAATCAAACTGCTAACATTACCTAGCTACGGGTCAGTTAGCTATTCAATACAAGATATTATAACTAGCTAAATTCGCTACTCAAACAGATAACGGTAATatactggttaaataaaaatgtctaACGTTAGAATGTTGCCAAAGAAAGTTACAACCGTCaagttgtagctagctagccactatAGCTGATGATGAATTGTCTCTTGTTACAGATATGGCACCTTACTATGAAAGCCTGTGTAAAGACCTGAAGTGGCAGCTTGACACAGAACTGTTGAATAAGATGAAGAAGGCCAACGAGGACGAGCTGAAACGCCTGGACGACGTCCTGGAAGACGCAGAGAAGAACCTCGGGGAGAGTGAAATCCGAGATGCAATGATGGCTAGAGCTGAATATCTCATCCGAATCGGGAATAAGGTGTTTTGCATTAATCAGCTACTACATTCAGAGCAGATTGTATACTTATAAAGCAATAATTTGCCTCTGTAATCCCCTGGACTCTTCAGTCCAACCTAGCCATGCATGTACATCATTAGCTCAATCAAACAAGCTACTTTAATTCCACAGGAGGATGCTTTGACTGCCTTCAGGAAGACCTTTGATAAGACTGTGGCCCTGGGACATCGACTAGACATTGTGTTCTACCTGCTAAGgattggactgttctatatggACAGTGACCTCATCACACGCAACACTGAGAAAGCTAAAAGGTAGTTTGCCTAAAAGCGGCTACTTCTCTCTGCATTCACTACTTTATGATGACATGCCATTAGGGGTCCTCACTCACTATCTATTCTAAGAATTATATTTGCAGTAACTGGCACTGTTTAGGCCTGTTTAGGTGTTTTTCATAGCATTTTGCCTGCCATTCCATTGTGTTGACTCTCTTATGTGTTGTAAGCCATTGTTTTCTATATCCTCGTATTTTGTAAGCATTGTCATTTCATTTTGTCTGCACAGCCTTATTGAGGAGGGGGGTGACTGGGACAGGAGGAACCGTCTCAAGGTGTACCAGGGCCTGTACTGTGTGGCCATCCGTGACTTTAAACAGGCTGCTGAGCTCTTCCTGGACACAGTGTCCACCTTCACCTCCTACGAGCTCATGGATTACAAGACCTTCGTCACGTACACCGTCTACGTCTGCATGATTGCCCTGAAGAGGCCCGACCTCAGAGAAAAGGTTGGTAGCAGGAGCCACGGTGGTGGTGTCATCAACAGTGCATCCATGTGCCTACGTCATTCAAGAGTTGGTCGTTTTAAGACGTGTGCTTGCAGAAAACAATACTTTCCACATGCCAGAACGTGAACATTCAAACTTGTTTTT encodes:
- the LOC139535645 gene encoding 26S proteasome non-ATPase regulatory subunit 6, which codes for MPLENLEEEGLPKNPDLRIAQLKFLLTMDGHRQDDKVKTELMDSIKENNMAPYYESLCKDLKWQLDTELLNKMKKANEDELKRLDDVLEDAEKNLGESEIRDAMMARAEYLIRIGNKEDALTAFRKTFDKTVALGHRLDIVFYLLRIGLFYMDSDLITRNTEKAKSLIEEGGDWDRRNRLKVYQGLYCVAIRDFKQAAELFLDTVSTFTSYELMDYKTFVTYTVYVCMIALKRPDLREKVIKGAEILEVLHSLPAVRQYLFSLYECRYSVFFQSLATVEQDMKKDWLFAPHYRYYVREMRIHAYSQLLESYRSLTLGYMAEAFGVSTEFIDQELSRFIAAGRLHCKIDKVNEIVETNRPDSKNWQYQETIKKGDLLLNRVQKLSRVINM